TTGTCGATCCAACGGATAAAACCGTTGACGCATTGATGAAGTTGGATTTGGCAGCAGGTGTGGACGTTCAGCTGGAGCTAAGATAAGGCTTTATCTTGGTTGGCATTAGCCATCAATCGTAATGGTTAATGAGTAAATAATAATGAGGTAACGATATGGGTATTGGTGTTGTAGGTACCAAAATTGGTATGACTCGTATTTTTAACGAGGATGGTGTATCGACTCCAGTGACGGTTGTTGAGGTAACTCCAAACCGTGTTACACAGATCAAAAATGACTTGTCTGACGGTTATGATGCTGTTCAGGTAACATTTGGTTCTAAGCACGCAGGTCGTGTGAATAAGCCAACGGCAGGGCATTTTGCAAAAGCCGGTGTTGAAGCTGGTGTTGGTCTGTGGGAGTTTAGATTGGAAGATGTTTCAGAAGCGGAAGGTCTTGAGCCTGGTTCTGAAATCACAGTAGAGAAATTTTCAGAAGTCTCTTTGGTGGACGTTACCGGCACAACAAAAGGTAAAGGTTTCCAAGGTGGTGTAAAGCGTCATAACTTTAGAATGCAAGACGCGACTCACGGTAACTCTATTTCTCACCGCGCTCCTGGTTCGATTGGTCAAAACCAGACTCCTGGACGAGTCTTTAAAGGTAAGAAAATGGCTGGTCACATGGGTAATGTCAAGCAAACTACTCAGAATTTAGAGTTGGTGAAGGTTGATGTTGAAAATTCATTGCTAATGATTAAAGGTGCTTTGCCAGGTGCAAAAGGCAGCACAGTAATTGTTCGCAAGGCAATTAAGTAAGGTGGGCACGATGGATTTGAAATTAATAGAGTTAGCCAGTGGAAAAGAAGCAGGGGCCGTCAAGGTTTCTGATGACGTTTTCGGTGTTGAATTTAATGAATCTCTTGTTCACCAGGTTGTAAATGCTTATATGGCTGGTGCCCGTTCAGGCACAAAAGGTCAGAAGAACCGTTCAGCCGTAAGTGGTGGTGGTGCGAAGCCGTGGGCTCAAAAAGGCTCCGGTCGCGCTCGTGCCGGTACAACTCGCAGCCCAGTGTGGGTTGGTGGCGGTCGTGCCTTCCCGGGACACAATCGCGATTTTTCACAAAAAGTGAACAAGAAAATGTATCGCGGTGCCATGAAATCAATTTTTTCTGAGTTGGTTCGCACAGATCGATTGGTTGTTGTGGATGACTTTAAAGTTGAAGCACCAAAGACAAAAGAATTTGTTGCTAAGTTGGCCACGCTTGATTTGAAAGATGCTTTGGTTATCACGGAAGGTTTTGATGAGTACCTATATCTTTCTGCACGTAATTTGTATCATGCAGATGTTTGTGATGTGGCTTCCATTGACCCGGTCAGCTTGGTTGGATTTAAGTCAATTGTCGTAACGCAAGGTGCCGTTAAGCAGCTTGAGGAGAAGTTAGGATGAGTAAAGAACGTTTGCTGAAAGTATTAGTGGCTCCTCATGTTTCAGAAAAATCTGCGTTGATGGCGGATTCTTCTGAGCAATATGTGTTTAAAGTCATGCCAGGTGCGACAAAGCCTGAAGTTAAACAAGCCGTAGAAGAATTGTTTGATGTTAAGGTTCAGTCGGTCAATGTGATCAATATTAAAGGCAAGACAAAAGTCTTTAGAGGCCGGGTAGGGAAACGTAATGGTTTGCGTAAAGCGATCGTTCGTTTGGTGCCGGGTCAAGAAATTGACTTTGTTGGCGCAGAATAAGAGAGGTTGTCATGGCAATTATTAAGAAATCAAAACCTACTTCGCCTGGCCGTCGTTTTGTTGTAAGTGTTGTTGAGCCGGATTTGCATAAAGGCAAGCCGCATGCAGCCCTGCTTGAAAAGAAATCGAAATCAGGTGGTAGAAACTCGAATGGACGAATTACTGTAAGACACCAAGGTGGTGGTCACAAGCAGCATTATCGTCAAGTAGACTTTAAGCGTAACAAAGATGGTGTTGCAGCTGTTGTTGAGCGTTTGGAATATGATCCAAACCGTACAGCGCACATTGCTTTGTTGAAGTACGCGGATGGTGAGAGACGTTATATTCTAGCGCCTAGACATGTTAAAGCGGGTGATGCAATTGAATCTGGTGAGCATGTTTCAATTAAAGCGGGTAATGCGCTGCCATTGAGAAATATTCCGGTCGGTACCATTGTGCATGCCCTAGAAATGAGACCTGGTAAAGGTGCTCAAATTGCACGTAGTGCGGGTGCCTATGCACAGATCGCAGGTCGAGATGGTGCTTATGTTTTGGTTAAACTTCGTTCCGGTGAGATGCGTAAGATTCTGGCAGACTGCCGCGCAACAATCGGCGAGGTTGGAAACCAAGAGCACTCCCTGAGAAAGCTTGGTAAAGCGGGTGCAAAACGTTGGAAAGGTGTTAGACCGACGGTTCGTGGTGTGGCCATGAACCCAGTAGATCACCCTCATGGTGGTGGTGAAGGTCGTACTTCTGGTGGTCGTAACCCTGTTACGCCATGGGGTGTTCCGACGAAAGGTAAGAAAACTCGTAGTAATAAGCGTACAGATAAAATGATCGTACGCCGTAGAAACAAATAAGGAAGGACCCTATGCCACGTTCAGTTAAAAAAGGACCTTTTGTAGATCATCACTTGTTGAAGAAAGTGATCGAGGCACAAGAATCTGGTAATAAACGTCCAATAAAAACATGGTCAAGAAGATCAATGATTCTTCCTGATATGATTGGTTTGACGATTGCAGTTCATAACGGTAAAGAGCATATCCCGGTTTATGTTTCAGAAAACATGGTCGGTCATAAGCTTGGTGAATTTTCGATGACGCGTACTTATCGCGGTCATGCAGCAGACAAGAAATCTAGATAAGGAGAAATATTATGCAAGTAAGTGCTACTCATAGATTTGCCCGCATTTCTCCTCAGAAAGCGCGTCTGGTTGCAGATCTGATTCGCGGTAAAGATGTTGAAACCGCTGTAAATATTTTGGCTTTCAGCGACAAAAAAGCTTCTCAATTGATTGGGAAGGTTTTGAACTCGGCGATTGCAAATGCTGAAAACAATGAAGGTGCGGATATTGACGAGTTGAAGGTGACGGAAGCTTATGTCAATGAAGGTCCTATCATGAAGCGTATGCGCGCACGAGCAAAAGGTCGTGGAAATCGAATCTTAAAACGCATCAGTCATATCACTGTGACTGTTGGCGATAAGTAAGGAGAGTCAGAATGGGACAAAAAGTTCATCCGGTTGGAATCCGTCTAGGGATTACAAGAGATTGGAACGCACGCTGGTACGCAGATAGCAAAAACTACTCTGATTTCCTTATCAGTGATGTAGAAATTCGTAAAGAATTGCATGAAAAATTGAAGCACGCTTCAGTTAGCCAAATCAACATCGAGCGTGTGGCTAACGGTGTGCGTGTTACGGTACATACGGCCAGACCTGGTGTTGTTATCGGTAAGAAAGGTGAAGATATTGAGAAGCTTAAGCAAGCATTGATTGCGAAAACAGGCTTACCGGTCAATATCAATATCGAAGAAATCAAGAAGCCGGAATTGGATGCAAAATTGGTTGCGGAGAGTATTGCTCAGCAACTTGAAAAACGTATTCAGTTCCGTCGCGCGATGAAGCGTGCGGTCAGCAATGCAATGCGTTTGGGTGCCGAAGGTATCAAGGTAAACGTTTCCGGACGTTTGAATGGCGCTGAAATTGCACGTGCCGAATGGTACCGCGAAGGTCGTGTGCCATTGCATACATTGCGTGCGGACATCGACTATGCCACTTTCGAAGCGGACACCACTTACGGAAAAATTGGGGTAAAAGTTTGGATCTTTAAAGGTGAAAAACTGGAAAAAATCTCAATGGTAAATGATGACAAGAAGCAGTCGAAAGGCAAGAAAGGCCGTAAATAAGAGGAATAGTTGTTATGTTAATGCCAAAACGTACAAAATTCAGAAAAGTACATAAAGGACGTAACCGCGGTCTTGCAAATGTCGGTAACAAAATCAGCTTTGGTGAGTTTGGTCTGAAAGCGATGGAACGTGGACGTATGACTTCGCGTCAAATCGAGGCTGCTCGTCGAGTGATGACGCGTAAAGTAAAGCGTGGTGCAAAGATTTGGATTCGTGTTTTCCCGGATAAGCCAATTACCAATAAGCCACTTGAAGTGCGTATGGGTAAAGGTAAGGGTAGTGTTGAATACTGGGTTGCTCAGGTTCAGCCAGGACGTGTCCTTTATGAAATGCAAGGTGTGGATGAAGCTGTTGCGCGCGAAGCCTTCGAATTGGCTGCGGCAAAGCTACCATTTAAAACACAATTTGTTACAAGAACGGTGATGTGATTATGACTGCAGAATTGAAAGAAAAGTCTGTAGAAGAACTGAGAAAAGATTTGTTGGATCTTCTGCAAGAACAGTTTAACTTGAGAATGCAACATGCAACAGGCCAGTTGTCAAATACTGCTCAACTACGTACTGTGCGTCGTTCCGTTGCTCGAGTTAAAACCATCATTCGTCAAAAAGTGAGTAAATAAGAATGGCTGGTATGGAAAAGAAAGCACGTACAATGCAAGGTGTAGTGGTCAGCAATGGCATGGATAAGTCAATCGTTGTGTTGACGGATCGTTATATCAAGCACCCTAAGTATAAAAAATTCGTGAGAAAGTCCACAAAGGTTATGGCGCATGACGCAGATAATGCTTGTGGTGTTGGGGATCGAGTCACTATTTCTGAGTGCACTCCAATTTCCAAAAGAAAGTCTTGGTCTTTGGTATCAGTAGACGAAAAAGCGAAGCTGTAATTAACAGTAGACTTTTGAGTATTATTTGATATAATTGCCCAAATTTTTTACCGTCTTAACAACCAAGCCTGTGATGGGAACTAGTTGTTTTGGCGGTTTTTGTGTTATTTAAATTTTATGGATGGAGTTCCATCATGATTCAAATGCAAACTGTGCTTGATGTTGCTGACAACAGTGGCGCGCGTAAAGTTCAATGTATCAAAGTGTTGGGCGGTTCCAAGCGTCGTTACGCAAGTGTTGGTGATGTTATTAAAGTAGCTGTGAAAGAAGCGGCTCCGCGTGGAAAGGTCAAAAAAGGTGACGTTTTTGATGCGGTTGTAGTGCGTACGGCGCAAGGTGTAAGACGTCCAGATGGTTCTAAGATCAAATTCGACGGGAATGCGGCAGTAATCCTGAACTCGAAACTTGAGCCGATTGGCACGCGTATTTTTGGCCCAGTAACACGTGAGCTTCGTAACGATAAATTTATGAAAATCGTTTCGTTGGCTCCAGAAGTTTTATAAGGAACGGATAATGAATCGTCTAAAAAAAGGTGATGAGGTTATCGTTATTGCTGGTAAAGATAAGGGTAAACGTGGCTCTGTTTCCCTTGTTATGCAAAATGGTAAGCTAATAGTAGATGGAATTAATTTGGCAAAGAAGCACGTTAAGCCTAACCCTATGACGGGAGAGCAAGGTGGTATCGTTTCAAAAGAAATGCCAATTGATGCTTCTAATGTTGCTTTATACAATCCTGAAACAAAGAAAGCAGACCGAGTCGGTGTTCGAGAAGAAGACGGTGTTAAAAAACGTTTCTTCAAGTCTAACGGCAATTTGGTAGACGCTTAAGTAGGTTGAGATATGGCAAGATTACAAAAAATTTATAACGACCAAGTTGTCCCTGCCCTGGTGGAGAAATTTGGTTATAAGTCTGTAATGCAGGCTCCTAAGTTGTCGAAGATTACGATTAATATGGGTGTTGGTGAAGCGATTGCTGACAAAAAAGTATTGGATAATGCTGTGTCAGACATGGAAGCTATTACCGGCCAAAAAGCAGTTCGTACATTGGCTCGTCGTTCAGTTGCAAGCTTTAAAGTGCGTGACGGTTATCCGTTGGGCTGTAAAGTAACGTTGCGTGGCGCCAGAATGTATGAGTTTTTGGATCGACTGATTAATGTTGCTTTACCTCGAGTCAGAGACTTTCAAGGTGTGAAAGCGAACGCTTTTGACGGTCGTGGTAACTACAATCTAGGTATCAAAGAGCAGATCATTTTCCCAGAGATTGAGTTTGAGAAGGTTGATAAGATCCGAGGTATGGATATCAGCTTTACGACGACTGCGTCGACGAATGATGAAGCGAAAGCTCTTTTAGAAGCCTTTAATTTCCCATTTAAGAAGTAAGGTAGAGGTTTCCCATGGCAAAGCAATCAATGATTGAAAGAGAAAAGAAAAGAGCAAAGACAGTTGCTAAGTATGCAGCCAAAAGAGCGGAGTTGAAAAAAGCTTCGGTTGATATGTCTTTGAGCTTTGAAGAACGTATGGATGCAATGGAAAAACTGGCGAAGCTACCACGAAATGCATCGCCTGTAAGACAGCAAAATCGTTGTCGTTTGACAGGGCGCCCGCACGGTGTTTATAGAAAGTTTGGATTGTCACGTAACATGCTAAGAGAATTAGCCATGCAAGGTGATGTACCTGGTTTAAGAAAAGCAAGTTGGTAAGGATAAATATTTATGAGTATGTCTGATCCAATAGCTGATATGCTAACTCGTATTCGCAATGGCCAAATTGCTGGTCATGCAAATGTTGTTATGCCTTCTTCCAAAGTTAAGGTTGCAGTTGCAAAAGTTTTGGCTGGTGAAGGGTATGTTAGCGCATACAGCGTAAGTGATAAGAACGGTAAGTCAGAATTGTCGGTCGATTTGAAGTATTTCGAAGGTAAGCCGGTTATTGAAATGTTGAAGCGTGTAAGCCGACCAGGTTTGCGTGTTTATAAAAACAAAAATGAGTTGCCGAAAGTAATTGGTGGTTTAGGGGTGGCCGTTGTGTCGACTTCTAAAGGAATTATGTCTGATCGTGATGCCCGCACAGCTGGTATCGGCGGTGAGATTATTTGTTACGTAGCGTAAGGGGAGATCACAATGTCTAGAATTGCAAAGTCTCCTATCACAGTACCATCAGGTGTGGAAGTCTCTGTTCAGGGTTCCGATGTGTCGGTCAAGGGTTCGAAAGGTGCACTTTCAAACACGTTCAACCCAATGGTGGCAATCTCACTGGAAGATGGTGTGGTGACCGTTGCTCCTAAGAGCAACAGTAAAAATGCATGGGCTCAAGCTGGAACGGTAAGATCCATTATCAATAACATGGTTGTCGGTGTTTCTGAAGGTTTTGAGAAAAAATTGCAACTGGTTGGTGTTGGTTACCGTGCTCAAGCTCAAGGAAAAGTTTTGAACCTGACGCTTGGTTTTTCTCATCCGGTCAATCATGAGTTGCCAGAAGGCATTACTGTTGAGACGCCAAGCCAAACGGAAATCGTAGTGAAAGGTGCAGATAAGCAAGTTGTTGGACAAGTTGCTGCTGAAATCCGTGGTTATCGTCCGCCAGAGCCTTATAAAGGCAAAGGTGTTAAGTACGCGGATGAATATATCTTGCGCAAAGAAGCTAAGAAAAAATAAAGGTTGGGATTATACATGGATAAGAAAGCTACCCGACTACGTAGAGCGAAAAAAACGCGAGCAAAATTGGCTTCACAGGATAAAGCACGTCTTTGTGTGCACAGAACTCCTAAGCACATTTATGCTCAGATTATCTCATCAGATGGTTCATCTGTTGTTGCTTCAAGCTCTACAGTCCAAGCAGAAATTAAAAAGCAAGTTGCCTTTGGTGGAAACAAAGAAGCAGCGAAGCTTGTTGGTAAGTCAATAGCGGAAAAAGCTAAGGCTGCGGGCATTGAGTCTGTTGCATTTGACCGTTCTGGTTTTAAATATCATGGTCGTGTTCAAGTTCTAGCAGATTCTGCTCGAGAAAACGGTCTTCAGTTTTAAAAGAAGGGATAACAATGTCTTCAAAAGAATTACAAGAAGGTCAAGACGGACTTATTGAAAAATTGGTTTCAGTTCGCCGAGTTGCAAAAGTTGTGAAAGGTGGACGTGTCTTCGGTTTTTCAGCACTAACCGTTGTTGGTGATGGTGAGGGTCGTGTTGGCTACGGAAGTGGTAAGGCAAACGAAGTTCCAGTTGCGATTAAGAAGGCAATGGAAAAAGCGCGCCGTAACATGAAAGATGTCCACCTGAATGGCGGTACATTGCAATATCCGATCAATTTCAAGCAAGGTGCAGCCAACATCGTATTGCTACCGGCTTCTGACGGTACTGGAATCATCGCCGGTGGTGCGATGCGTGCCGTACTGGAAGCTGCGGGCGTTAAAGATGTCTTGGCAAAGTGTGTTGGAACAACACGTCCAGTAAACGTGGTTCGTTCAACTGTTAACGCTTTGACTGGAATGAGTAGCCCGGAATCAATTGCGGCCAAGCGCGGTAAGTCCGTCGAAGAAATTTTAGGTGAATAAAATGTCAGATAAGAAATTAGTCAATGTTACTTTGGTTAAAAGCACAATCGGACGACTGCCTGCTCATAAAGCGTGTGTTGCAGGACTTGGGTTACGAAAAATGCACCAAACTGTAGCGGTTGTTGATACTCCTGAAAACAGAGGGATGATCAATAAAGTTTCCTATTTGCTTAAAGTAGAGGAAGCATAATATGCATTTAAATACTTTAAAGCCAGCTGAAGGCGCAAAGAAACTTGCTAAACGTAAAGGTCGCGGTCAAGGTTCCGGCAACGGTAAAATGGCTGGACGCGGGCATAAAGGTCAAAAATCACGTTCCGGCGGT
The nucleotide sequence above comes from Hydrogenovibrio thermophilus. Encoded proteins:
- the rplP gene encoding 50S ribosomal protein L16; the protein is MLMPKRTKFRKVHKGRNRGLANVGNKISFGEFGLKAMERGRMTSRQIEAARRVMTRKVKRGAKIWIRVFPDKPITNKPLEVRMGKGKGSVEYWVAQVQPGRVLYEMQGVDEAVAREAFELAAAKLPFKTQFVTRTVM
- the rplB gene encoding 50S ribosomal protein L2 — translated: MAIIKKSKPTSPGRRFVVSVVEPDLHKGKPHAALLEKKSKSGGRNSNGRITVRHQGGGHKQHYRQVDFKRNKDGVAAVVERLEYDPNRTAHIALLKYADGERRYILAPRHVKAGDAIESGEHVSIKAGNALPLRNIPVGTIVHALEMRPGKGAQIARSAGAYAQIAGRDGAYVLVKLRSGEMRKILADCRATIGEVGNQEHSLRKLGKAGAKRWKGVRPTVRGVAMNPVDHPHGGGEGRTSGGRNPVTPWGVPTKGKKTRSNKRTDKMIVRRRNK
- the rpsE gene encoding 30S ribosomal protein S5: MSSKELQEGQDGLIEKLVSVRRVAKVVKGGRVFGFSALTVVGDGEGRVGYGSGKANEVPVAIKKAMEKARRNMKDVHLNGGTLQYPINFKQGAANIVLLPASDGTGIIAGGAMRAVLEAAGVKDVLAKCVGTTRPVNVVRSTVNALTGMSSPESIAAKRGKSVEEILGE
- the rpsH gene encoding 30S ribosomal protein S8, whose product is MSMSDPIADMLTRIRNGQIAGHANVVMPSSKVKVAVAKVLAGEGYVSAYSVSDKNGKSELSVDLKYFEGKPVIEMLKRVSRPGLRVYKNKNELPKVIGGLGVAVVSTSKGIMSDRDARTAGIGGEIICYVA
- the rpmD gene encoding 50S ribosomal protein L30 gives rise to the protein MSDKKLVNVTLVKSTIGRLPAHKACVAGLGLRKMHQTVAVVDTPENRGMINKVSYLLKVEEA
- the rplC gene encoding 50S ribosomal protein L3, producing the protein MGIGVVGTKIGMTRIFNEDGVSTPVTVVEVTPNRVTQIKNDLSDGYDAVQVTFGSKHAGRVNKPTAGHFAKAGVEAGVGLWEFRLEDVSEAEGLEPGSEITVEKFSEVSLVDVTGTTKGKGFQGGVKRHNFRMQDATHGNSISHRAPGSIGQNQTPGRVFKGKKMAGHMGNVKQTTQNLELVKVDVENSLLMIKGALPGAKGSTVIVRKAIK
- the rplD gene encoding 50S ribosomal protein L4, with product MDLKLIELASGKEAGAVKVSDDVFGVEFNESLVHQVVNAYMAGARSGTKGQKNRSAVSGGGAKPWAQKGSGRARAGTTRSPVWVGGGRAFPGHNRDFSQKVNKKMYRGAMKSIFSELVRTDRLVVVDDFKVEAPKTKEFVAKLATLDLKDALVITEGFDEYLYLSARNLYHADVCDVASIDPVSLVGFKSIVVTQGAVKQLEEKLG
- the rpsC gene encoding 30S ribosomal protein S3; amino-acid sequence: MGQKVHPVGIRLGITRDWNARWYADSKNYSDFLISDVEIRKELHEKLKHASVSQINIERVANGVRVTVHTARPGVVIGKKGEDIEKLKQALIAKTGLPVNINIEEIKKPELDAKLVAESIAQQLEKRIQFRRAMKRAVSNAMRLGAEGIKVNVSGRLNGAEIARAEWYREGRVPLHTLRADIDYATFEADTTYGKIGVKVWIFKGEKLEKISMVNDDKKQSKGKKGRK
- the rpsS gene encoding 30S ribosomal protein S19; the encoded protein is MPRSVKKGPFVDHHLLKKVIEAQESGNKRPIKTWSRRSMILPDMIGLTIAVHNGKEHIPVYVSENMVGHKLGEFSMTRTYRGHAADKKSR
- the rpsQ gene encoding 30S ribosomal protein S17; protein product: MAGMEKKARTMQGVVVSNGMDKSIVVLTDRYIKHPKYKKFVRKSTKVMAHDADNACGVGDRVTISECTPISKRKSWSLVSVDEKAKL
- the rpsN gene encoding 30S ribosomal protein S14, whose product is MAKQSMIEREKKRAKTVAKYAAKRAELKKASVDMSLSFEERMDAMEKLAKLPRNASPVRQQNRCRLTGRPHGVYRKFGLSRNMLRELAMQGDVPGLRKASW
- the rplX gene encoding 50S ribosomal protein L24; amino-acid sequence: MNRLKKGDEVIVIAGKDKGKRGSVSLVMQNGKLIVDGINLAKKHVKPNPMTGEQGGIVSKEMPIDASNVALYNPETKKADRVGVREEDGVKKRFFKSNGNLVDA
- the rplE gene encoding 50S ribosomal protein L5 is translated as MARLQKIYNDQVVPALVEKFGYKSVMQAPKLSKITINMGVGEAIADKKVLDNAVSDMEAITGQKAVRTLARRSVASFKVRDGYPLGCKVTLRGARMYEFLDRLINVALPRVRDFQGVKANAFDGRGNYNLGIKEQIIFPEIEFEKVDKIRGMDISFTTTASTNDEAKALLEAFNFPFKK
- the rplV gene encoding 50S ribosomal protein L22, with protein sequence MQVSATHRFARISPQKARLVADLIRGKDVETAVNILAFSDKKASQLIGKVLNSAIANAENNEGADIDELKVTEAYVNEGPIMKRMRARAKGRGNRILKRISHITVTVGDK
- the rpmC gene encoding 50S ribosomal protein L29 — protein: MTAELKEKSVEELRKDLLDLLQEQFNLRMQHATGQLSNTAQLRTVRRSVARVKTIIRQKVSK
- the rplF gene encoding 50S ribosomal protein L6, with product MSRIAKSPITVPSGVEVSVQGSDVSVKGSKGALSNTFNPMVAISLEDGVVTVAPKSNSKNAWAQAGTVRSIINNMVVGVSEGFEKKLQLVGVGYRAQAQGKVLNLTLGFSHPVNHELPEGITVETPSQTEIVVKGADKQVVGQVAAEIRGYRPPEPYKGKGVKYADEYILRKEAKKK
- the rplW gene encoding 50S ribosomal protein L23; protein product: MSKERLLKVLVAPHVSEKSALMADSSEQYVFKVMPGATKPEVKQAVEELFDVKVQSVNVINIKGKTKVFRGRVGKRNGLRKAIVRLVPGQEIDFVGAE
- the rplR gene encoding 50S ribosomal protein L18; translation: MDKKATRLRRAKKTRAKLASQDKARLCVHRTPKHIYAQIISSDGSSVVASSSTVQAEIKKQVAFGGNKEAAKLVGKSIAEKAKAAGIESVAFDRSGFKYHGRVQVLADSARENGLQF
- the rplN gene encoding 50S ribosomal protein L14, with protein sequence MIQMQTVLDVADNSGARKVQCIKVLGGSKRRYASVGDVIKVAVKEAAPRGKVKKGDVFDAVVVRTAQGVRRPDGSKIKFDGNAAVILNSKLEPIGTRIFGPVTRELRNDKFMKIVSLAPEVL